The Pseudomonas chlororaphis subsp. piscium genome contains the following window.
GAACCTGATCACTGGCGTCGCGGGCTTGCGGCACGCGGTTACGCAAGGTATCGAAGGCAGCTTCCAGCTGAGCGCCACGAATATCGCCGTCGCTGGCGACGAAGCTGGCGGCGTCGTCATGAGCGGCACGCACGATTTTCGAGTCGCGGATGGAGGTGGTGGTGTCCGAGGTGAAATCGATGGTACGACCAAAGGCTCGAACGATGATGTTACTGGTGGCTACCAGGGTTTGCGCCTGGGCTACATCAGCCAACAGCAACAGGCCAAGGGTGGCAGCAATCAGCGGGCTACGCATGGAACGACTCCGGGATGACAGGGATAGTTATTGGACGAGAATTGCCTGCGCCAGTTCAAGGTCGCCGGCATGAAGTTGTGGCTGGGTTTTACGCAGGTAGTTCAGGGCTGATTCCAGCCGGGCTCCGCGCAGGTGGCCGTCAGTGGCAATGAACGCCGCGGCGTCATCCTGGGCAGCCAGTAGGCGTTTGTTATCGAAAGGTGCAGAGGTCACCTTGCTGGTGGCGTAGCCAGTGATGACCAGGCCTTGTGTGCTCAGGTCGAAAGCAGCGGCCGAGCCACTCCAGCACAGGGCAATCAACGAAGGGACGGTAAGCAAGGTGGAAAAACGCATGAGTCTCGACAGCTGAAAAACCAGCGGCAAGGCTAGCGCAATGCCCGGGCGAGAGCCAGCGCCCAGGGTTTCGGGTGCGTTGGGCGCACCCGTCACCGGACCGGCGGTCAGATCGTCAGGATGGCCTGAGCGAGCTGGGCGTCGGTAGCGCTCAGTTGTGGCAACTGTTGGCGGATGTGGTCAAACGCGCTTTCCAGCTTCACGCCGCGAATGGCGCCTTCGGTGGCGACAAAACTGGCGGCGTCGTCACGAGCGGCGCGCACGATTTTGTTGTCACGGAATGAGGAGGTGACGTCGGATGTCGCATCGGAAGTGGCCTTGAGTGCGCCGACTACCGCATCGGTGGTGACGATAAAGCTGGAGGCGTGGGCGTTGGAGGCCAAGGCCAGCAAGGCAGCAGCGCTGAGCAGGCGAAGACGGGACATAGGTAAAACTCCTTGATAACAGATAGGGTGGTGCTGAGTGGGCACCGGGTAGCCACTGAGGGGCAGATGAATCAGTCGCCCCTTCAGAAAGATCGCTACACACTGCCGGATATTAGGCCCACCCCATCTGTTCGAATAGCCCTCTTCTGCTGTCTTGGTACGAACTAGCGCCAGAAGGGTTTGTCCAGCTCGGCCATGCGGTCGCTGTGGCTGATGCCTACATCGGACAATTGCTGATCGTTGAGCCCTGCCAGCACACGACGTGTTCGGGCGTTCTGCTGCATCTGGCACAAGGCGCGGAACAAGCGTTTCCACACGCTTATCTGAGGATGGGAAAAGCTGAGAGGTGCGATACGTCCTGGTATGTGGTTCATGGTGCGGTCCTTTCGGCAGGCCGAAGTCAGGGACTTGGGACACCATGTTGCTATTCACGCAGGCGCGTATACAGATACACCAGTGTGAAATTGTACTGGTTCAGATGTATTTATTTTAAAACTGTACCTGTCTGGCCTTACCCCTTCTGTACCGGCTGTTTCCAACATTGCCAGGCCTTAAACGACAAAACCCGTCGCGGTTGCCCGCGACGGGTTTTGTTTTTTCAATTCTAGGTGCTGGCAGTGGACCCGGTGGGTCAGGGCCAGCGACGCTAACTTAGCGCCAGAACGGCTTGCTCAGCTCTTCGTAGCGTTGAGCTTCGCTGATACCAGCGTCAGCCAGCAGACGCGAATCCAGGCGAGCCAGTTGGTGGCGGCTGGAGATGCGGCGCTGCCACAGCATCAGGTTGGCGAGAACGCGCAGAGGCATGGAAGCCTGGGTTTTTGCAGCTTTGTCTTCGAAGAACAGTTCGGAACTGAGTGTACGTTCCATGGTGTGCATCCTTCCGCTTGTGGCGGGATTAGGTAGTGGTTTAACTGGTGCCCATGATCCTCCTCTCGCGCCAGTCTCTCTAGATACAGTTCATCTGTATTGTGAGGGACCAGTTAACTGTTTATAGGTGCTGTACTGTTCGGAAATGATGCAACTGTACCTGTCGGCACCATTTTGGTGCGTTTCAAGGTGTTTTCTCGAAAAAGGCAGGGGCTGAAGGCGATAAAAGACCGGTACAGTAGTACAGTTTTTGAAGGCCGTTTGAAGGATGTCGATGGGCTGACGCAACTGTGCTTGCGTCAGCCCTCGACTGTACCCATCACACAGCGAGCATGCGCCCGGTTTCTTCCAGGTTCATGTGCCAGCGCAGGGCATCGCGCAGGATGTGCGGCGTGTGGCCGCCCAGGGCGCAGGCTGCGCTGAAGTAGTCATTCAGGGGTTGGCGATAGTCCGGGTGTACACAGTTGTCGATGATCACCCGTGCCCGCTCCCGTGGCGCCAGGCCACGCAGGTCGGCCAGGCCGACTTCGGTCACCAGGATGTCGACGTCGTGTTCGGTGTGGTCGACGTGGCTGACCATCGGCACCACGCTGGAAATCGCCCCGCCCTTGGCGATGGACTTGGTGACGAAGATCGCCAGGTGCGCGTTGCGAGCGAAGTCACCCGAACCGCCGATGCCGTTCATCATCCGAGTGCCGCAGACGTGGGTGGAGTTGACGTTGCCGTAGATGTCGAACTCCAGGGCGGTGTTGATGCCGATGATGCCCAGGCGACGCACCACTTCCGGATGGTTGGAGATCTCCTGCGGGCGCAGCACCAGCTTGTCCTTGTAACGCTCCAGGTTGCCGAACACATCGGCGTTGCGACGGCTCGACAGGGTGATTGAGCTGCCCGAGGCGAAGCTCAGCTTGCCGGCGTCGATCAGGTCGAAAGTCGAATCCTGCAGCACTTCGGAGTACATGGTCAGGTCTTCGAACGGCGACTCGATCAGGCCGCACATCACTGCGTTGGCGATATTGCCGATGCCTGCCTGCAGCGGGCCGAGCTTGTTGCTCATGCGCCCAGCGTCCACTTCCTGCTTGAAGAAGTTGATCAGGTGATTGGCGATCCCCTGGGTTTCGCTGTCTGGCGTCGAAACGGTGGATGGCGAGTCCGCCTGGTTGGTGATGACGATGGCGACGATCTTCTCCGCCGGGATCGGGATGGCGGTGCTGCCGATACGGTCGTCGACCTTCACCAGCGGGATAGGCGTGCGGGTCGGCCGGTAGGTCGGGATATAGATGTCGTGCAGGCCTTCCAGGTTCGGGTTGTGCGCCAGGTTGATCTCGACGATCACGTGCTTGGCGAAGATCGCGAAACTGGCGGAGTTGCCCACCGAGGTGGTCGGCACGATATGGCCTTGCTCGGTGATCGCCACGGCTTCGATGACGGCGATGTCCGGCAGCTTGAGCTGCTGGTTGCGCAGCTGCTCCACGGTTTCCGACAGGTGCTGGTCGATGAACATCACCTCGCCGGCATTGATTGCCTTGCGCAGGGTGCTGTCGACCTGGAACGGCATGCGTCGGGCCAGGACACCGGCCTCGGTCAGTTGCTTGTCGAGGTCATTGCCCAGGCTGGCGCCGGTCATCAGGCTGATTTTCAGTGGGGTTACCTTGGCGCGCTCGGCCAACGCATGGGGCACGGCCTTGGCTTCGCCGGCGCGGGTGAAACCGCTCATGCCGACGGTCATGCCGTCCTGAATCAGAGCGGCAGCGTCAGCGGCGCTCATCACCTTATCCAACAACGAAGGCAAGCGGATACGATCACGGTACATGGATTGTTATCTCGGGCAGCGGAAGCAAGATGCGCAGTCTAGTGATTTCAAAAAAATTCGTCCCGCTACCAAGGTCGAATGAAAGGCCGCGATTTAGAGCCTTTTGTCGGGTTTGTGCGGGAAATAAAAAACCCCAGCCTACTAAAGGCTGAGGTCTTGGGTGTTGCGCTGGAGCAGGTTTTACTCGACGGCTTTGACCATGTCTTCGATGACTTTCTTGGCGTCGCCGAACACCATCATGGTCTTGTCCAGGTAGAACAGTTCGTTGTCCAGGCCGGCATAACCGCTGGCCATCGAACGCTTGTTGACGATGACGGTCTTGGCCTTGAACGCTTCGAGAATCGGCATGCCGGCGATCGGCGATTTCGGATCGTTCTTCGCCGCCGGGTTGACCACGTCGTTGGCGCCGAGCACCAGCACCACGTCGGCCTGGCCGAACTCGGAGTTGATGTCTTCCATCTCGAACACCTGGTCGTACGGCACTTCAGCTTCGGCCAGCAGTACGTTCATGTGGCCGGGCATGCGCCCCGCTACCGGGTGGATCGCGTACTTCACGGTCACGCCACGGTGTACCAGTTTCTCGGTCAGCTCCTTCAGTGCGTGCTGTGCCCGCGCGACCGCCAGGCCGTAACCCGGAACGATGATCACGGTGTCGGCGTTGGTCAGCAGGAAGGTGGCGTCGTCGGCCGAGCCGGACTTCACCGGACGGGCCTCTTGTGTGCCCGCCGGGCCGCCAGCGTCGGCGGTGTTACCGAAACCGCCAAGCAGTACGTTGAAGAACGAACGGTTCATCGCCTTGCACATGATGTACGACAGGATCGCACCGGACGAACCCACCAGGGAGCCGGCGATGATCAGCATCGAGTTGTTCAGCGAGAAGCCGATCCCCGCCGCCGCCCAGCCCGAGTAGCTGTTGAGCATCGACACCACCACCGGCATGTCGGCACCGCCGATCGGGATGATGATCAGCACGCCCAGCACGAAGGCCAGGACCAGCATCAGGGCGAAGGCGCCGAGGTTGCCGGTGAGCATGAAGGTCACGCCCAGGCCCAGGGTCGCCAGGCCGAGAATCAGGTTCAGCTTGTGTTGGCCGCCGAACTGTACCGGTGCGCCCTGGAACAGGCGGAACTTGTACTTGCCCGAAAGCTTGCCGAAGGCGATCACCGAACCGGAGAAGGTGATGGCACCGATGGCCGCGCCGAGGAACAGCTCCAGGCGGTTACCGGCCGGAATCGAATCGCCCAGCTGCTTGACGATGCCCAGGGACTGCGGCTCGACCACGGCGGCGATGGCGATGAACACCGCTGCCAGACCGATCATGCTGTGCATGAAGGCCACCAACTCCGGCATCTTGGTCATTTCCACGCGCTTGGCCATGATCGAGCCGGCGGTACCGCCGATCAGCAGGCCGACGATCACGTAGCCGATGCCAACGGTCGCCAGTTCCGCGCCCAGCTTGAATACCAGGCCGACGGTGGTGACGATCGCCAGGGCCATGCCGAGCATGCCGAACAGGTTGCCGCGACGCGAGGAAGTCGGGTGCGACAGGCCTTTGAGGGCCTGGATAAAGCAGATCGACGCGATCAGGTAGAGCGTCGTTACCAGATTCATGCTCATTACTTGGGCGCCTCTTCTTTTACGGCTTTCGGGGCTTTTTTCTTGAACATCTCAAGCATGCGGCGGGTTACCAGGAAGCCGCCGAACACGTTGACCGCGGCCAGGGCCACGGCCAGCGTGCCCATGGTCTTGCCCAGCGGCGTCACGGTCAGGGCGGCGGCCAGCATGGCGCCGACGATCACGATCGCCGAAATGGCGTTGGTTACCGCCATCAGCGGGGTGTGCAGTGCGGGTGTAACGTTCCAGACCACGTGATAACCGACATAAATCGCCAGCACGAAGATGATCAGGTTGTAGATACCGGGGGAGATAAGCTCTTCCATCGTCTGAATCCCTGCTTAGGCGTTTTTACGGATGACTTGGCCGTCGCGGCACATCAGGCACGCGGCGACGATGTCGTCTTCTAGGTTGACCTCGAACTGACCTTCTTTGGTGAAGACGAGCTTCAGGAAGTCCAGCAGGTTGCGGGCGTACAGCGCCGAGGCATCGGCAGCGACAGCGCCGGCCAGGTTGGTCGGGCCGACAATGGTCACGCCATTTTCGACGACCACCTGATCCGCCACGGTCAGCGGGCAGTTGCCGCCCTGGGCCGCGGCGAGGTCGACGACCACTGAGCCTGGCTTCATCTGGGCCACGGTTTCGGCGCTCAGCAGTACTGGCGCCTTGCGGCCTGGAATCAGGGCGGTGGTGATCACGATGTCCGCCTGTTTGGCGCGTTCGTGCACGGCCTGGGCCTGGCGCTGCATCCAGCTGGCAGGCATCGGGCGCGCGTAACCACCGACACCGACGGCGCATTCGCGCTCTTCATCGGTCTCGTAAGGCACGTCGACGAACTTGGCCCCCAGGGATTCGATCTGTTCCTTGACCGCCGGACGCACGTCCGAGGCCTCGATCACGGCGCCCAGGCGCTTGGCGGTAGCGATGGCCTGCAGACCGGCAACCCCGGCACCGAGAATCAGCACGCGAGCGGCTTTCACGGTGCCCGCGGCAGTCATCAGCATCGGCATGAAGCGCGGGTAATAGTGGGCAGCCAGCAGCACCGCCTTGTAACCGGCGATGTTGGCTTGCGAGGACAGCACATCCAGGCTCTGGGCCCGCGAGGTACGTGGCGCTGCTTCCAGGGCAAAGGCGGTGATGCCGCATTCGGCCATCTTGGCAATGGTTTCATTGCTGAACGGATTGAGCATGCCCACCAGGACGGTGCCGCTTTTGATCAGGGCCAGCTCACTGTCGCTGGGAGCCACGACCTTGAGAATCAGCTCCGCGCCGAATGCATCGTTGGCGCTGCCAATGGTTGCACCTGCCGCTTCATAGGCACTGTCGACAACACTGGCGTTGATGCCGGCGCCGCTCTGCACAGTGACTTTATGACCCTGGCCGATCAGTTTCTTGATGGTTTCCGGGGTTGCAGCAACCCGTGTTTCACCCGTTTGGGTCTCGAGAGGAACACCAATGTGCACGTCAAATCTCCTGCGTGATCTTATTGCTTTCGATCTTTTTTAGAAGGCCAGCGCACTACGGATGGTGCAGCTGGGGCGGCCGATCAGCACGATCCCGCCAGAATCAAGGCGGGGCGCGGCATTTTGCAGGCGAACATTACGCCCTTCAAGGGATTATGAGGGGTGACGGAAAATTAACTACAAGTCACCCCGTGACCGAATGTCGCAAGGGTAGGGCTCAATTCCTTGTAAGCCGTGCCTTGTAAGGATTTAGACGGAAAATAAAACATTTTTCACATTGCTCATGTGAATGAGCGTTTATGGCCCTCAAAAAGCCCTACAAGCCGCGTGGTTAGGCGCTTATAGGACGGTTTTTCCGCTTATCGATACAGTCTGTCTGAATGCGACATTTAGTTATATCTGTAGTGTTTTGTTTTTTCTGACTACTAAGTCAACTTGTCGCCCTGCCCTGCTATTTCTCAAGGCTGTAGCTTTGTGCCTGCTCCACCAGCCAATCGCGAAAAGCCCGTAAAGACGCTGATTCCACCTTGCGCTCGGGAATCATCAGGTAATACGCCTTGATGCTCGCCAGGGCTTCGGGGTTGGCGATCACCAGGCGCTTTTCCCTCAGCTCCCGTTGAATAAGGAATGGCGGGATCAGAGCGATGCCCATGTCGTGCATGGCGGCCTGCGCCAGCATGGAGAATAGTTCGTAACGCGGGCCTGTCATGTCTCGCGGGATATTCAGGTGCTGTGAGTTGAACCATTGCCGCCAGGCATAGGGGCGCGTGGTCTGCTGCAGCAGCGGCAGCTCGGCGATTTCTTCGGCGCTTAGCCGGGTGCGGTTGCCCAGGGTTGCGGGGCTGCACACCGGCATCGGGTTTTCTCCCATCAGGCGATGGGATTGGGTACCCGACCAGTCGGCGTCACCAAAGTAAATCGCGGCGTCGAAGTCGGTATCGGCGAACAGGAAAGGCCGCGTGCGGTTGGTCAGGTTGACCGTGACTTCCGGGTGTCGCTGCTGAAAATCCTTGAGCCGGGGCAACAGCCATTGGGTGCCAAAGGTCGGGACCACCGCCAGCTCGATGACGTTGGCGCCCTGCTGGCCCATGACAGAAAGCGTGTCGCGTTCCACCGCGTCCAGTTGGGTGGCCACGCGGCGGCTGTAGGAGAGCCCGGCTTCGGTCAGCTTGACGCCGCGTCGGGAGCGGCGGAACAGTTCGACCCCGAGAAACTCTTCCAGGCTGGCGATTTGTCGGCAAATAGCACCTTGCGTCAGCGAAAGCTCCTGCGCCGCCTTGGTAAAGCTCTCGTGACGTGCGGCGGCTTCGAAGCTGATGAGGGCGGCAGTGCTGGGGATCTTTCTGCGCATGTACGGCAATCTCACTAATGGAATCGCTAAAAGCCGATTTCGGCTGTTACGGAGTGAGAAATTAGCACAACAGTATGCGAAATCCTCGTTTGCCGCGCCCGCAAAGCCGGCCTAGGATCAACCCACGAACGTTGACCTACTTCACGAGGACTCACTCATGGGCGGTAAAGCAAGCTTCAACTGGATCGATCCCCTTCTGCTGGATCAACAGCTCACTGAAGAAGAGCGCATGGTGCGCGACAGTGCCGAGCAATTCGCTCAAGGCAAGCTGGCGCCACGTGTGCTCGAAGCTTTCCGTCATGAAAAGACCGACCCGGCGATCTTCCGTGAAATGGGCGAAGTTGGCCTGCTGGGTGCCACCATCCCCGAGCAGTATGGCGGCAGCGGTCTGAACTATGTCTGCTACGGCCTGATTGCCCGTGAAGTGGAGCGTGTGGACTCCGGCTACCGCTCGATGATGAGCGTGCAGTCCTCCCTGGTGATGGTGCCAATCAACGAATTTGGTACCGAAGCCCAGAAGCAGAAGTATCTGCCGAAGCTGGCCTCTGGCGAGTGGATCGGCTGCTTCGGTCTGACCGAGCCTAACCATGGCTCCGATCCGGGCGCGATGATTACCCGTGCCCGTAAGGTCGACGGCGGTTACAGCCTGACTGGCAGCAAGATGTGGATTACCAACAGTCCGATCGCTGACGTATTCGTGGTGTGGGCCAAGGACGATGCCGGCGATATCCGTGGCTTCGTGCTGGAGAAAGGCTGGAAAGGTCTGAGTGCTCCGGCGATTCACGGCAAGGTCGGCCTGCGCGCCTCCATCACCGGCGAAATCGTCATGGACAACGTTTTTGTGCCGGAAGAGAACATCTTCCCGGACGTGCGTGGCCTGAAAGGTCCATTCACCTGCCTGAACTCTGCCCGCTACGGCATTTCCTGGGGCGCTCTGGGTGCGGCCGAATTCTGCTGGCACACAGCTCGCCAATACACCCTGGACCGTCAGCAATTCGGTCGCCCGCTGGCGGCCACCCAGCTGATCCAGAAAAAACTGGCAGACATGCAGACCGAGATCACCCTCGCTCTCCAAGGCTGTCTGCGTCTGGGCCGGATGAAGGATGAAGGCACGGCGGCGGTTGAAATCACTTCGATCATGAAGCGCAACTCCTGCGGCAAGTCGCTGGACATCGCTCGCATGGCCCGCGACATGCTGGGTGGTAACGGCATCTCCGACGAGTTCGGTATCGCCCGCCACCTGGTCAACCTGGAAGTGGTGAACACCTACGAAGGGACCCATGACGTCCATGCGCTGATCCTGGGGCGCGCGCAGACCGGCATCCAGGCGTTCTACTGATAGGAGAACGACCATGGGCGCGTTATCTCATTTGCGGGTGCTGGACTTGTCGCGAGTGCTGGCCGGGCCTTGGGCCGGTCAGATCCTGGCGGACCTGGGGGCCGAGGTGATCAAGGTCGAGCGTCCGGGCAATGGTGACGATACACGCGCCTGGGGGCCGCCTTTCCTCAAGGACGCTTATGGCGAGAACACCACGGAGGCTGCCTATTACCTGTCGGCCAACCGTAACAAGCAATCGGTGACCATCGACTTCACTCGGCCGGAAGGTCAGCGCCTGGTGCGCGAGCTGGCGGCCAAGTCCGACATTCTGATCGAGAACTTCAAGGTCGGCGGATTGGCGGCCTATGGGTTGGATTACCAGTCACTGAAGGCGCTCAACCCTGACCTGATCTATTGCTCCATTACCGGCTTTGGCCAGACGGGGCCTTATGCCAAGCGTGCCGGCTACGATTTCATGATCCAGGGGCTGGGCGGGCTGATGAGCCTGACCGGGCGTCCCGAGGGTGAAGAAGGCGCTGGGCCGGTGAAGGTCGGCGTAGCGTTGACGGACATCCTGACGGGGCTGTACTCGACTGTCGCGATTCTTGCCGCGCTGGCGCATCGGCAGCACAACGGTGGCGGGCAGCGCATCGATATGGCGCTGCTGGATGTGCAGGTTGCGTGTCTGGCCAACCAGGCGATGAACTACCTGACCACCGGAGTCGCTCCCAAGCGCCTGGGTAATGCTCATCCGAATATCGTGCCTTATCAGGACTTTCCTACGGCGGATGGCGATTTCATCCTTACCGTGGGGAATGACGGGCAGTTCCGCAAGTTTGCCGAGGTGGCGGGCCAGCCGCAGTGGGCGGACGATCCGCGCTTTGCGACTAATAAGCTGCGGGTTGCCAATCGGGCGGTGCTGATCCCATTGATTCGTCAGGCCACTGTGTTCAAGACCACTGCTGAGTGGGTCGCCCAGTTGGAGCAGGCGGGAGTGCCTTGCGGCCCTATCAACGACCTGGCGCAGATGTTCGAGGATCCGCAGGTCAAGGCGCGCGGGCTGGCGATCGAGCTGCCTCATGCGTTGGCCGGGCTGGTGCCTCAGGTGGCGAGTCCGATCCGTCTCTCCGAAACGCCGGTCGAGTACCGTCATGCTCCTCCTCTATTAGGAGAGCATACAGCCCAGGTTCTGCAGCGGGTGCTGGGGCTTGAGCTTGAGTCCGTGGATGCGTTGCGAGCCTCGGGCGTGCTGTGAATGCGCTCTTCTATATAGAGAGCAACCGACCCCTTCTATATACGGGGGCTGAAAACACCCCTTTTGGGGTGTTTTCAGGTTTATTCATAGTAAAAGCAAATTAGGGGTTGACGGCAGATTCTACAGGTCTATAATTCGCCCCACTTCCGGCGCAGTCGAAACGGAAAACTCCTTGAGATTCAATGAGTTACGCAGTTTTCGACAGCGGTTACGCTTCAGTTCATCGAAGCCCGAAGGAGTTGGTAAGGTGTCTTGTTTTCGCCTTATTAACGATTCGATCTTCTCGGTCGAAAGCGGAGAAAAAGAGGTGTTGACAGCAGCGTGTAACGCTGTAGAATTCGCCTCCCGCTGACGAGAGATCGGAAGCGCAAGTGGTTGAAGTTGCAAAGGAAACTTTGAAAACTTCTTAAAATAACCGCTTGACAGATGCAGAGGCTGCTGTAGAATGCGCGCCTCGGTTGAGACGAAAGACTTAACCAACCGCTCTTTAACAACTGAATCAAGCAATTCGTGTGGGTGCTTGTGGAGTCAGACTGATAGTCAGAAAGATTATCAGCATCACAAGTTACTCCGCGAGAAATCAAAGATGTAACCAACGATTGCTGAGCCAAGTTTAGGGTTTTCTCAAAACCCAAAGATGTTTGAACTGAAGAGTTTGATCATGGCTCAGATTGAACGCTGGCGGCAGGCCTAACACATGCAAGTCGAGCGGTAGAGAGGAGCTTGCTTCTCTTGAGAGCGGCGGACGGGTGAGTAATGCCTAGGAATCTGCCTGGTAGTGGGGGATAACGTTCGGAAACGGACGCTAATACCGCATACGTCCTACGGGAGAAAGCAGGGGACCTTCGGGCCTTGCGCTATCAGATGAGCCTAGGTCGGATTAGCTAGTTGGTGAGGTAATGGCTCACCAAGGCGACGATCCGTAACTGGTCTGAGAGGATGATCAGTCACACTGGAACTGAGACACGGTCCAGACTCCTACGGGAGGCAGCAGTGGGGAATATTGGACAATGGGCGAAAGCCTGATCCAGCCATGCCGCGTGTGTGAAGAAGGTCTTCGGATTGTAAAGCACTTTAAGTTGGGAGGAAGGGTACTTACCTAATACGTGAGTATTTTGACGTTACCGACAGAATAAGCACCGGCTAACTCTGTGCCAGCAGCCGCGGTAATACAGAGGGTGCAAGCGTTAATCGGAATTACTGGGCGTAAAGCGCGCGTAGGTGGTTCGTTAAGTTGAATGTGAAATCCCCGGGCTCAACCTGGGAACTGCATCCAAAACTGGCGAGCTAGAGTATGGTAGAGGGTGGTGGAATTTCCTGTGTAGCGGTGAAATGCGTAGATATAGGAAGGAACACCAGTGGCGAAGGCGACCACCTGGACTGATACTGACACTGAGGTGCGAAAGCGTGGGGAGCAAACAGGATTAGATACCCTGGTAGTCCACGCCGTAAACGATGTCAACTAGCCGTTGGGAGCCTTGAGCTCTTAGTGGCGCAGCTAACGCATTAAGTTGACCGCCTGGGGAGTACGGCCGCAAGGTTAAAACTCAAATGAATTGACGGGGGCCCGCACAAGCGGTGGAGCATGTGGTTTAATTCGAAGCAACGCGAAGAACCTTACCAGGCCTTGACATCCAATGAACTTTCCAGAGATGGATTGGTGCCTTCGGGAACATTGAGACAGGTGCTGCATGGCTGTCGTCAGCTCGTGTCGTGAGATGTTGGGTTAAGTCCCGTAACGAGCGCAACCCTTGTCCTTAGTTACCAGCACGTAATGGTGGGCACTCTAAGGAGACTGCCGGTGACAAACCGGAGGAAGGTGGGGATGACGTCAAGTCATCATGGCCCTTACGGCCTGGGCTACACACGTGCTACAATGGTCGGTACAGAGGGTTGCCAAGC
Protein-coding sequences here:
- a CDS encoding DUF2388 domain-containing protein — protein: MRSPLIAATLGLLLLADVAQAQTLVATSNIIVRAFGRTIDFTSDTTTSIRDSKIVRAAHDDAASFVASDGDIRGAQLEAAFDTLRNRVPQARDASDQVLAEAILAL
- a CDS encoding DUF2388 domain-containing protein, with the protein product MRFSTLLTVPSLIALCWSGSAAAFDLSTQGLVITGYATSKVTSAPFDNKRLLAAQDDAAAFIATDGHLRGARLESALNYLRKTQPQLHAGDLELAQAILVQ
- a CDS encoding DUF2388 domain-containing protein, yielding MSRLRLLSAAALLALASNAHASSFIVTTDAVVGALKATSDATSDVTSSFRDNKIVRAARDDAASFVATEGAIRGVKLESAFDHIRQQLPQLSATDAQLAQAILTI
- a CDS encoding DUF1127 domain-containing protein, which encodes MNHIPGRIAPLSFSHPQISVWKRLFRALCQMQQNARTRRVLAGLNDQQLSDVGISHSDRMAELDKPFWR
- a CDS encoding DUF1127 domain-containing protein encodes the protein MERTLSSELFFEDKAAKTQASMPLRVLANLMLWQRRISSRHQLARLDSRLLADAGISEAQRYEELSKPFWR
- a CDS encoding acetyl-CoA hydrolase/transferase family protein, which encodes MYRDRIRLPSLLDKVMSAADAAALIQDGMTVGMSGFTRAGEAKAVPHALAERAKVTPLKISLMTGASLGNDLDKQLTEAGVLARRMPFQVDSTLRKAINAGEVMFIDQHLSETVEQLRNQQLKLPDIAVIEAVAITEQGHIVPTTSVGNSASFAIFAKHVIVEINLAHNPNLEGLHDIYIPTYRPTRTPIPLVKVDDRIGSTAIPIPAEKIVAIVITNQADSPSTVSTPDSETQGIANHLINFFKQEVDAGRMSNKLGPLQAGIGNIANAVMCGLIESPFEDLTMYSEVLQDSTFDLIDAGKLSFASGSSITLSSRRNADVFGNLERYKDKLVLRPQEISNHPEVVRRLGIIGINTALEFDIYGNVNSTHVCGTRMMNGIGGSGDFARNAHLAIFVTKSIAKGGAISSVVPMVSHVDHTEHDVDILVTEVGLADLRGLAPRERARVIIDNCVHPDYRQPLNDYFSAACALGGHTPHILRDALRWHMNLEETGRMLAV
- a CDS encoding NAD(P)(+) transhydrogenase (Re/Si-specific) subunit beta, which produces MSMNLVTTLYLIASICFIQALKGLSHPTSSRRGNLFGMLGMALAIVTTVGLVFKLGAELATVGIGYVIVGLLIGGTAGSIMAKRVEMTKMPELVAFMHSMIGLAAVFIAIAAVVEPQSLGIVKQLGDSIPAGNRLELFLGAAIGAITFSGSVIAFGKLSGKYKFRLFQGAPVQFGGQHKLNLILGLATLGLGVTFMLTGNLGAFALMLVLAFVLGVLIIIPIGGADMPVVVSMLNSYSGWAAAGIGFSLNNSMLIIAGSLVGSSGAILSYIMCKAMNRSFFNVLLGGFGNTADAGGPAGTQEARPVKSGSADDATFLLTNADTVIIVPGYGLAVARAQHALKELTEKLVHRGVTVKYAIHPVAGRMPGHMNVLLAEAEVPYDQVFEMEDINSEFGQADVVLVLGANDVVNPAAKNDPKSPIAGMPILEAFKAKTVIVNKRSMASGYAGLDNELFYLDKTMMVFGDAKKVIEDMVKAVE
- a CDS encoding NAD(P) transhydrogenase subunit alpha, translated to MEELISPGIYNLIIFVLAIYVGYHVVWNVTPALHTPLMAVTNAISAIVIVGAMLAAALTVTPLGKTMGTLAVALAAVNVFGGFLVTRRMLEMFKKKAPKAVKEEAPK
- a CDS encoding Re/Si-specific NAD(P)(+) transhydrogenase subunit alpha, whose translation is MHIGVPLETQTGETRVAATPETIKKLIGQGHKVTVQSGAGINASVVDSAYEAAGATIGSANDAFGAELILKVVAPSDSELALIKSGTVLVGMLNPFSNETIAKMAECGITAFALEAAPRTSRAQSLDVLSSQANIAGYKAVLLAAHYYPRFMPMLMTAAGTVKAARVLILGAGVAGLQAIATAKRLGAVIEASDVRPAVKEQIESLGAKFVDVPYETDEERECAVGVGGYARPMPASWMQRQAQAVHERAKQADIVITTALIPGRKAPVLLSAETVAQMKPGSVVVDLAAAQGGNCPLTVADQVVVENGVTIVGPTNLAGAVAADASALYARNLLDFLKLVFTKEGQFEVNLEDDIVAACLMCRDGQVIRKNA
- a CDS encoding LysR family transcriptional regulator codes for the protein MRRKIPSTAALISFEAAARHESFTKAAQELSLTQGAICRQIASLEEFLGVELFRRSRRGVKLTEAGLSYSRRVATQLDAVERDTLSVMGQQGANVIELAVVPTFGTQWLLPRLKDFQQRHPEVTVNLTNRTRPFLFADTDFDAAIYFGDADWSGTQSHRLMGENPMPVCSPATLGNRTRLSAEEIAELPLLQQTTRPYAWRQWFNSQHLNIPRDMTGPRYELFSMLAQAAMHDMGIALIPPFLIQRELREKRLVIANPEALASIKAYYLMIPERKVESASLRAFRDWLVEQAQSYSLEK
- a CDS encoding acyl-CoA dehydrogenase is translated as MGGKASFNWIDPLLLDQQLTEEERMVRDSAEQFAQGKLAPRVLEAFRHEKTDPAIFREMGEVGLLGATIPEQYGGSGLNYVCYGLIAREVERVDSGYRSMMSVQSSLVMVPINEFGTEAQKQKYLPKLASGEWIGCFGLTEPNHGSDPGAMITRARKVDGGYSLTGSKMWITNSPIADVFVVWAKDDAGDIRGFVLEKGWKGLSAPAIHGKVGLRASITGEIVMDNVFVPEENIFPDVRGLKGPFTCLNSARYGISWGALGAAEFCWHTARQYTLDRQQFGRPLAATQLIQKKLADMQTEITLALQGCLRLGRMKDEGTAAVEITSIMKRNSCGKSLDIARMARDMLGGNGISDEFGIARHLVNLEVVNTYEGTHDVHALILGRAQTGIQAFY